In Pseudomonas sp. GCEP-101, one DNA window encodes the following:
- the mksB gene encoding Mks condensin complex protein MksB: MIDPRRVLRALAEHWVLLEPLCERFDAGTLSLVELRIQLTSQLPDSTPVDITALLDQWVRLDILVPVAKSPNRFELNAQIHDFLAYLRQEHRLGLCLEIEAYLRHLERLAGYIRDAFEVRDGNDLARQLRLLDMRVRDVLKKLANDEQALVAVAERAKTSDRQIPLRQRYAEVLATWDEYVEPMIQLVSADGAFEQGVRRVEQVLLRLLGEQARLGQLVDDDQLLRTHARILEMQTTAQLTLRRARELLLPLREEARRHNAITRGAALALSVIRRKGIDAVPQAAMPMFTRPQSNFLGTASQVESYVFALANFQPKPAHFPKASGNRKSDGPQRSPRTAREMLDRCQAALPLPDLMQWLLEQEPEGATDELLYWFSRLSRDARFQRDRLERRQYDTLQHSVSLCSFALIAGPAAGKDSKSESHAD, from the coding sequence ATGATCGACCCACGACGCGTACTACGCGCCCTCGCCGAACACTGGGTGCTGCTCGAGCCGCTGTGCGAGCGCTTCGACGCCGGCACCCTGAGCCTGGTGGAGCTGCGCATCCAGCTCACCAGCCAGTTGCCCGACAGCACCCCGGTGGACATCACCGCCCTGCTCGACCAGTGGGTACGCCTGGACATCCTCGTCCCGGTGGCCAAGAGCCCCAACCGCTTCGAGCTGAACGCGCAGATCCACGACTTCCTCGCCTACCTGCGCCAGGAGCACCGCCTGGGCCTGTGCCTGGAGATCGAAGCCTACCTGCGCCACCTGGAACGCCTCGCCGGCTACATTCGCGATGCCTTCGAAGTGCGCGACGGCAACGACCTGGCCCGCCAACTGCGCCTGCTCGACATGCGCGTGCGCGACGTGCTGAAGAAGCTCGCCAACGACGAACAGGCGCTGGTCGCCGTGGCCGAGCGGGCCAAGACCAGCGACCGGCAGATTCCGCTGCGCCAGCGCTATGCCGAAGTCCTCGCGACCTGGGACGAATACGTCGAGCCGATGATCCAGCTGGTCTCCGCCGACGGCGCCTTCGAACAAGGCGTACGCCGTGTGGAGCAGGTGCTGCTGCGCCTGCTCGGCGAGCAGGCGCGCCTGGGCCAGCTGGTGGACGACGACCAGTTGCTGCGCACCCATGCGCGCATCCTGGAAATGCAGACCACCGCCCAGCTCACCCTGCGCCGCGCCCGCGAACTGCTGCTGCCCCTGCGCGAGGAAGCCCGCCGGCACAACGCGATCACCCGCGGCGCCGCCCTGGCGCTGTCGGTCATTCGCCGCAAGGGCATCGATGCCGTGCCCCAGGCCGCCATGCCGATGTTCACCCGGCCGCAGAGCAACTTCCTCGGCACCGCCTCGCAGGTGGAGAGTTACGTCTTCGCCCTTGCCAACTTCCAGCCCAAGCCGGCGCACTTCCCCAAGGCCAGCGGCAATCGCAAGAGCGACGGCCCGCAACGCTCGCCGCGCACCGCGCGGGAAATGCTCGACCGCTGCCAGGCCGCGCTGCCGCTGCCGGACCTCATGCAGTGGCTGCTGGAGCAGGAGCCCGAAGGCGCGACCGACGAACTGCTCTACTGGTTCTCGCGCCTGTCGCGCGATGCCCGCTTCCAGCGCGACCGCCTCGAGCGCCGCCAATACGACACTCTCCAGCACAGCGTCAGCCTGTGCTCCTTCGCCCTGATCGCCGGCCCCGCCGCTGGCAAGGACAGCAAGAGCGAATCGCATGCAGATTAA